In the Hemitrygon akajei chromosome 20, sHemAka1.3, whole genome shotgun sequence genome, one interval contains:
- the LOC140713759 gene encoding C-X-C chemokine receptor type 6-like: protein MHQCDNYQSKQETHINCYQSGPIFNNCGAFSRFNSWCLIMEDYQYYEYNESITFPFPLSTLFCNNSKVIHFKRVYVPSLYAIIFVAGLLGNSLVIVAKVLYEKLKSMTDFYMLNLAIADLMLLCTLPLWAVDAYYGWTFGTFMCKVVNGVYTVNLYSCMFMLTCVTINRCHAITQATKMPKYKITYGMFVCGGIWVFAIILSLPEFLLSETSAAESGTAACRMNYSSDSDIIKVGVHITQMVVGFLIPFVTMIICYTIIANKLLHAKGFLKGKSLKIIVAVVIVFMICELPFNVAIMLQTLQMVSEENRTCEFQANLKYAIVITESIAYVHCCLNPILYVFIGVKFRNNFWKILKDVGCISQKQLHMHLKTEYETTQQRSCLSETTMSPL, encoded by the exons ATGCATCAGTGTGATAACTACCAGTCAAAGCAAGAAACGCACATCAACTGTTACCAAAGTGGTCCTATTTTCAACAATTGTG GTGCATTCAGCAGATTCAATTCCTGGTGCCTCATTATGGAAGATTATCAATATTATGAATATAATGAAAGCATAACATTTCCCTTTCCTTTATCAACTTTATTCTGTAATAATAGCAAAGTTATACATTTTAAGCGAGTTTATGTGCCCAGTTTATATGCAATCATATTTGTGGCAGGGCTTCTGGGCAATTCTTTGGTCATTGTGGCAAAGGTCCTTTATGAGAAGCTAAAGAGCATGACAGATTTCTACATGTTGAATCTGGCGATTGCTGACTTGATGTTACTTTGCACTTTGCCGCTCTGGGCAGTAGATGCATATTATGGATGGACTTTTGGAACTTTTATGTGCAAAGTTGTAAATGGTGTTTATACTGTCAACCTCTATAGTTGTATGTTTATGCTTACCTGTGTGACCATTAACAGGTGTCATGCCATTACTCAAGCAACAAAAATGCCTAAATATAAAATAACGTATGGCATGTTTGTTTGTGGAGGGATTTGGGTTTTTGCTATCATTCTGTCTCTTCCAGAATTTCTATTAAGTGAAACAAGTGCTGCAGAATCTGGTACAGCTGCATGCCGTATGAACTATTCATCTGATTCAGACATCATCAAAGTAGGAGTCCACATAACACAGATGGTGGTGGGATTTCTGATACCCTTTGTGACAATGATCATTTGCTACACGATCATTGCAAACAAACTGCTCCATGCCAAGGGCTTTCTGAAGGGTAAATCATTAAAGATCATAGTTGCAGTTGTAATTGTTTTCATGATTTGTGAACTTCCATTCAATGTTGCAATTATGCTGCAAACTTTACAGATGGTCAGTGAAGAAAACAGGACTTGTGAATTCCAGGCAAATCTAAAGTATGCAATTGTTATAACGGAGAGCATTGCCTATGTACATTGCTGTCTTAATCCTATACTGTACGTATTCATTGGAGTGAAGTTTAGAAACAATTTTTGGAAGATTTTAAAAGACGTTGGATGTATCAGTCAAAAACAACTACATATGCATCTGAAAACTGAGTACGAAACGACACAGCAACGATCATGTCTAAGTGAAACGACGATGTCTCCTTTGTAA